A single region of the Vibrio cyclitrophicus genome encodes:
- a CDS encoding cytochrome c-type biogenesis protein CcmH gives MIRKALITLFATFAISATVAAAPIEFHEFDTVDQEQQFKELSNTLRCPKCQNNTIGDSNAELAVDLRQKVYEMTKDGKSKQDIIDYMIARYGNFVTYNPPLTLATSILWIGPFAVVVFGFGLIVLRSRKSKSKTAVESDKDWDADKEARLKALLDEENDGDKK, from the coding sequence ATGATTAGAAAGGCACTGATTACGCTATTCGCTACGTTCGCAATCTCAGCGACAGTTGCTGCTGCGCCTATCGAATTTCATGAATTTGATACTGTGGATCAAGAACAGCAGTTCAAAGAGTTGAGCAATACGCTGCGTTGCCCTAAATGTCAGAACAACACGATTGGTGATTCGAACGCTGAACTCGCGGTCGACTTACGCCAAAAAGTGTACGAGATGACAAAAGACGGCAAGTCGAAGCAAGATATCATTGATTACATGATTGCTCGCTACGGTAACTTTGTGACTTACAATCCACCACTGACGCTAGCAACATCAATTCTTTGGATTGGTCCGTTTGCGGTTGTTGTGTTTGGATTTGGTTTGATTGTTTTACGAAGCAGAAAGTCAAAATCAAAAACAGCAGTAGAGTCAGATAAAGACTGGGATGCAGACAAAGAAGCTCGCTTAAAAGCGTTACTCGATGAAGAGAACGACGGAGATAAGAAGTAA
- a CDS encoding outer membrane protein transport protein, with protein sequence MKMNKTLLSAAVAVGLLSTSTVTHAAGFQLAEYSATGLGRAYAGEAAMADGADAQWRNPAMLTYLEGTQVSVGAIYVDPNIDIDGTSTSVGGASTTPSNSSDFAHSAVIPNFYVSHKYNEKFALGFAAGTNYGMETDLGKDFGGANHGNEASVISMELNLNAAYQVLDNVSVGGGVRYIMAEGSFGATATGTLPVGTTLKYMEGDDTAWGWQVGTAWQINENNRLGFAYKSEIDLTLEGHAKGFAFNQANPNAHKPGSMDLALPATAEIASFHQLTDKVAVHASINWTDWSSFEKLVADFPGEQSDTIKMENWEDNYRFAIGTTYQMTPKLALRSGIAYDTSAVSEEHRTATIPETDRTWLSIGAGYQWSEQLTLDAGFTYILAKDAKMHESDLGTKDAPGADFFGGSFEGEVTGSIWLVGLQANYRF encoded by the coding sequence ATGAAAATGAATAAGACTCTTCTATCTGCTGCAGTGGCAGTTGGACTACTTTCGACTTCTACCGTGACTCACGCGGCAGGTTTTCAACTAGCAGAATACTCAGCAACAGGCCTAGGCCGTGCATACGCGGGTGAAGCTGCAATGGCTGACGGTGCAGACGCACAATGGCGTAACCCAGCAATGCTGACTTACCTAGAAGGCACTCAGGTTTCTGTTGGCGCTATCTATGTTGATCCAAATATTGATATCGATGGAACTTCGACTTCAGTTGGTGGTGCTTCAACGACTCCATCAAATTCAAGTGATTTCGCTCACAGCGCAGTAATTCCAAACTTTTATGTTTCTCATAAGTACAATGAAAAATTCGCGTTGGGCTTCGCTGCAGGCACTAACTACGGCATGGAAACCGACCTAGGTAAAGATTTTGGCGGCGCAAACCACGGTAACGAAGCGAGCGTTATCAGTATGGAACTGAACCTAAACGCTGCTTACCAAGTATTAGACAACGTGTCTGTTGGTGGTGGTGTTCGATACATCATGGCTGAAGGTAGCTTCGGCGCAACAGCTACAGGGACTTTACCAGTAGGCACGACGCTGAAATACATGGAAGGTGACGACACTGCGTGGGGATGGCAAGTTGGCACCGCATGGCAGATCAATGAAAATAACCGTTTAGGCTTTGCCTACAAATCTGAAATCGACTTAACTCTTGAAGGTCATGCTAAAGGCTTTGCTTTCAACCAAGCAAACCCAAATGCGCACAAACCTGGTTCTATGGATCTAGCTTTGCCAGCGACAGCCGAGATCGCTTCTTTCCATCAACTAACAGACAAAGTTGCCGTTCACGCTAGTATCAACTGGACAGACTGGAGTAGCTTCGAAAAATTAGTTGCAGACTTCCCAGGTGAACAGTCAGACACAATAAAGATGGAAAACTGGGAAGACAACTACCGTTTCGCGATCGGTACTACTTACCAAATGACACCTAAACTGGCTCTACGTTCTGGTATTGCATATGATACTTCAGCAGTAAGCGAAGAGCATCGTACTGCGACGATTCCAGAGACAGACCGTACTTGGTTAAGTATTGGTGCTGGTTACCAATGGTCTGAGCAACTAACGTTAGATGCTGGCTTCACTTACATTCTAGCGAAAGACGCTAAAATGCATGAGTCTGACCTAGGCACTAAAGACGCACCGGGTGCTGATTTCTTCGGTGGCAGCTTCGAAGGTGAAGTAACAGGTAGCATCTGGCTAGTGGGTCTTCAAGCGAACTACCGCTTCTAA
- a CDS encoding outer membrane protein transport protein, whose translation MTTNNTRLFKKSLLAVTITLASSQAMAAGFQLNAQSATGIGRAFAGDAVIADNASVMARNPAAMALFDKTELSLGFESITSMIEVKDAQYFGQPVADTDDVGDTSIAPNIHLIVPVNDKFAWGVNAYTNFGTKTEFEDDYAAEVYGGLTDVMSINFGLAGSYRLNDQWSFGVGLDLIYGEGTMKRSAPNSQGSVYLLDVDKATGWAVGFNLGTVYELDENNRFGLAYHYSPEFTAEDDKGQEITLPLPDIFEFSGYHKIEDTKFAVHYSVQWIGWGDFDQIEFRNLDQATSPIGGASGSYDKAYQWQDGWHYAIGGTYYLNTDWTLRAGYMYDTSAQDELTSISVPDSDRQWFSAGFTYHISEKSNVDLGLTYLLGDDVNVEENSAGPLTATTHADAILFGLQYSRSF comes from the coding sequence ATGACTACCAACAACACGCGTCTGTTTAAAAAGTCTCTTTTAGCAGTAACAATCACACTGGCGTCTTCGCAAGCGATGGCAGCAGGTTTCCAACTTAACGCACAATCAGCTACCGGCATCGGCCGTGCTTTCGCTGGTGATGCAGTAATCGCAGATAACGCGTCAGTAATGGCACGTAACCCTGCAGCAATGGCACTATTTGATAAAACTGAGCTTTCTCTTGGTTTTGAAAGCATCACTTCGATGATTGAAGTGAAAGATGCTCAATATTTTGGTCAACCAGTGGCAGATACTGACGATGTCGGTGACACCTCTATTGCGCCAAACATACACCTAATCGTTCCTGTAAATGACAAATTTGCATGGGGTGTAAATGCTTACACAAACTTCGGAACAAAAACTGAGTTTGAAGATGATTATGCAGCTGAGGTTTACGGTGGATTAACTGATGTCATGAGCATCAACTTTGGTCTAGCTGGTTCATACCGTCTGAACGACCAATGGAGTTTTGGTGTTGGCTTAGACCTAATCTACGGTGAAGGGACAATGAAACGTTCAGCACCAAACTCTCAAGGTTCAGTTTACTTGTTAGATGTAGATAAAGCGACCGGGTGGGCAGTTGGTTTTAACTTAGGCACTGTATATGAATTAGATGAAAATAACCGTTTTGGTTTAGCTTATCATTACAGCCCAGAGTTCACGGCTGAAGACGATAAAGGTCAAGAAATTACTTTACCACTACCTGATATTTTTGAATTCTCAGGTTACCACAAAATCGAAGATACCAAATTTGCCGTTCACTATAGCGTACAATGGATTGGCTGGGGTGATTTCGACCAAATCGAATTTAGAAACTTAGACCAAGCGACATCACCTATTGGTGGTGCTAGCGGAAGCTATGATAAAGCATACCAATGGCAAGATGGTTGGCACTACGCGATCGGTGGTACATATTATTTAAATACAGACTGGACACTTCGTGCAGGTTATATGTATGACACAAGCGCACAAGATGAGTTAACGTCTATTTCTGTACCAGATTCTGACCGCCAATGGTTCTCTGCAGGTTTTACTTATCACATCAGTGAAAAATCTAATGTGGATCTTGGTTTAACTTACCTCTTGGGTGATGATGTTAATGTTGAAGAAAACTCAGCAGGTCCTCTAACAGCAACGACTCACGCTGACGCAATACTATTCGGTCTACAATACAGCCGTAGCTTCTAA
- the fadI gene encoding acetyl-CoA C-acyltransferase FadI, with product MGKQEVKTRSGERVAVVAGLRTPFARQSTEFSQVPAVDLGKMVVSEMLARTDVDPALIEQVVFGQVVQMPEAPNIAREIVLGTGMDINTDAYSVTRACATSFQAAVNVTESIMAGTIDVGIAGGADSSSVLPIGVSKKLAANLLALSKTKTMGQKLKILKTLSVKDLMPVPPAVAEYSTGLSMGQTAEQMAKTHGITREAQDALAHRSHSLASQAWKEGKIKDEVMTAFPAPYKKYLAEDNNIRHDSTVEGYAKLRPAFDRKYGSVTAANATPLTDGGAAVMLMREGKAKELGLEVLGYIRGYAFSAIGVETDMLMGPTYATSQVLKNTGLELSDLTLIEMHEAFAAQVLANVKMFASDEFAQKNLGRDKAIGEIDMEKFNVLGSSIAYGHPFAATGARMMTQTLRELKRRGGGLALNTACAAGGLGAAMILEVE from the coding sequence ATGGGCAAACAGGAAGTCAAAACGCGTTCTGGAGAACGTGTTGCCGTTGTCGCTGGATTACGAACCCCATTCGCTCGTCAGAGCACAGAATTTAGCCAAGTGCCTGCGGTTGACCTAGGCAAAATGGTTGTGAGCGAAATGCTTGCAAGAACGGATGTTGATCCTGCGCTTATCGAACAAGTCGTGTTCGGCCAAGTCGTGCAAATGCCAGAAGCGCCAAACATTGCGCGTGAAATCGTATTGGGCACAGGCATGGACATCAATACCGATGCCTACAGTGTCACACGAGCATGTGCGACCAGCTTCCAAGCGGCAGTTAACGTGACCGAAAGCATTATGGCTGGCACGATTGATGTTGGTATTGCGGGCGGCGCGGATTCTTCTTCTGTACTGCCTATCGGTGTTTCGAAAAAGTTAGCGGCAAATCTATTAGCGCTGAGTAAAACGAAAACTATGGGTCAAAAGCTGAAAATTCTTAAAACGCTTTCCGTTAAAGATCTCATGCCAGTACCGCCTGCTGTAGCAGAATACTCGACCGGTTTATCCATGGGACAAACGGCTGAGCAGATGGCGAAGACACATGGTATTACTCGCGAAGCTCAAGATGCACTTGCTCACCGTTCTCACTCTTTGGCTTCTCAAGCATGGAAAGAAGGCAAGATTAAAGACGAAGTGATGACGGCGTTCCCAGCGCCTTACAAAAAGTATTTAGCGGAAGATAACAACATTCGCCACGACTCAACCGTTGAAGGCTACGCTAAGCTGCGTCCTGCTTTTGATAGAAAGTACGGCAGTGTAACGGCAGCCAATGCTACACCACTGACTGACGGCGGCGCTGCGGTTATGTTGATGCGCGAAGGTAAAGCGAAAGAGCTAGGCTTAGAAGTGCTTGGTTATATTCGTGGTTATGCGTTCTCAGCGATTGGTGTTGAAACAGATATGTTGATGGGTCCGACTTACGCGACTTCGCAAGTATTAAAGAACACAGGCCTAGAGCTTTCAGATTTGACGCTGATCGAGATGCACGAAGCATTCGCTGCACAAGTTCTGGCGAATGTGAAAATGTTTGCAAGTGACGAGTTTGCTCAGAAAAATCTTGGCCGCGACAAAGCGATCGGTGAGATTGATATGGAGAAGTTCAACGTTCTGGGTAGCTCAATTGCTTACGGACATCCGTTTGCCGCGACTGGCGCGCGCATGATGACTCAAACATTACGTGAACTGAAACGTCGCGGTGGCGGCTTGGCACTGAACACAGCTTGTGCGGCTGGTGGTTTAGGTGCAGCAATGATCTTGGAGGTAGAATAA
- a CDS encoding VacJ family lipoprotein, translating to MSVSVLRLSSLLCIASLTVGCSSAPDESVNDDNLETSEYVEESHPNDPFEGFNRAMWDINYEYLDPYLVRPVSLAYVDYTPVPVRSGISNFLANLDEPASMVNNLIMGNGERAVDHFNRFWINSTIGLLGLIDIASEAGITKYDDKSFSDAIGHYGVGNGPYFMVPGYGPLTTREVTETVDGLYVPLSFLNFWTSLGKWAFEGMETRAQLVSQEALLDNSPDPYALTRDVYIQRRDFKAEIEPDEVDLEEEDFLDGYLEDF from the coding sequence ATGTCTGTCAGTGTTTTAAGACTCTCGAGTTTACTTTGTATCGCAAGCTTAACGGTGGGTTGCTCTAGCGCACCCGACGAAAGCGTTAACGATGATAACCTCGAAACCTCTGAATACGTCGAAGAGTCCCACCCAAATGATCCTTTTGAAGGTTTCAACCGAGCGATGTGGGATATTAACTACGAATATCTAGATCCTTATTTAGTTCGCCCTGTTTCCCTCGCTTATGTTGACTACACTCCTGTGCCAGTGCGTTCTGGTATCTCCAATTTTCTAGCCAACTTAGACGAACCTGCAAGTATGGTGAACAACCTGATCATGGGTAATGGCGAGAGAGCTGTCGACCATTTCAACCGTTTTTGGATTAACTCGACGATTGGTTTGTTGGGCTTAATCGATATTGCCAGCGAAGCAGGGATCACCAAATACGACGACAAATCGTTTTCTGATGCGATTGGTCACTACGGAGTAGGGAATGGTCCGTACTTTATGGTGCCGGGTTATGGCCCGTTAACAACGCGAGAAGTGACTGAAACCGTCGATGGCTTGTATGTTCCTTTATCTTTCTTGAACTTCTGGACGAGCTTAGGTAAATGGGCATTTGAAGGCATGGAAACACGTGCTCAGTTAGTGTCACAAGAAGCTTTGTTGGATAACTCGCCAGATCCATATGCATTGACGCGAGATGTTTATATTCAACGTCGTGATTTCAAAGCTGAGATAGAACCTGATGAGGTTGATCTTGAAGAAGAAGATTTCCTTGATGGCTATTTAGAAGATTTTTAA
- a CDS encoding sigma-70 family RNA polymerase sigma factor, producing MFGKKTAKRPVNSDMDKQRKYEALVRAYHRDLFRYAYWLCKDKSIAEDLVQETCLRAWKSLDSLQDEKAAKSWLITILRRENARRFERKQFDLVDIDDHGNDASVSDDPHHQHQWLQTQIMRLEIDYREPLFLQVIGGFSGDEIADILDLNKNTVMTRLFRARNQLKELLDTEEAERGQHNG from the coding sequence ATGTTTGGAAAGAAAACAGCCAAGCGTCCGGTCAACTCTGATATGGACAAACAAAGAAAATACGAAGCACTCGTACGTGCCTATCATCGTGACCTCTTTCGCTACGCCTATTGGTTATGCAAAGACAAAAGCATTGCCGAAGACTTAGTTCAAGAAACTTGCCTTCGTGCATGGAAGTCACTCGATAGCCTTCAAGATGAAAAAGCCGCGAAATCTTGGCTGATTACCATCTTAAGACGCGAGAACGCTCGGCGTTTTGAACGCAAACAGTTTGATCTGGTTGATATCGACGACCACGGTAACGATGCTAGTGTCAGTGATGACCCGCACCATCAACACCAATGGTTGCAAACCCAGATCATGAGACTTGAAATTGATTACCGTGAACCTCTCTTCTTGCAAGTGATTGGTGGTTTTAGTGGTGATGAGATTGCCGATATTCTCGATCTCAACAAAAACACGGTGATGACACGTTTATTCAGAGCTCGAAATCAGTTGAAAGAGCTGTTGGATACAGAAGAGGCAGAGAGGGGGCAACATAATGGATGA
- a CDS encoding heme lyase CcmF/NrfE family subunit codes for MIAEIGHFAMILSLGLALLLSVLPLYGAARNNTLLMNSARPLSWGMFGFLAISFFILCYAFYTNDFTIQYVASNSNSQLPWYYRITAVWGAHEGSLLLWVLIQAGWTVAVATFSRGMPQESVARVLAIMGLITVGFLLFIIVTSNPFLRTLPFFPVDGRDLNPLLQDPGLIIHPPMLYMGYVGFSVAFSFAIASLMSGRLDTAWARWSRPWTIAAWLFLTVGIALGSWWAYYELGWGGWWFWDPVENASFMPWLAGTALMHSLAVTEKRGTFKAWTVLLAISAFSLSLLGTFLVRSGILVSVHAFASDPARGMFILGFLVFVIGGSLLLFAIKGASVRVRGNFDLVSRENALLGNNILLIAALVVVLVGTLLPLVHKQLGLGSVSIGAPFFDMLFFWLMIPFSFLLGIGPLIRWKRDNLSKLVKPMMISGAFSLGLSALMVALLADRFSGTAFAGWVMAFWIIFMHGFELHERATHRHTFLKGLTKLPRSHWAMMCGHIGLAVTVIGIAMVQNYSIERDVRLAPGESYQLEEYSFLFTGVRDKDGPNYDGYIADFEITKEGKYINTLHAEKRFYTTAKSMMTEAAIDRGVTRDLYIAMGERLDDNKSWAVRIYYKPFVRWIWAGSLIMSIGGAIAISDRRYRFRKPTKKLAEEQEA; via the coding sequence ATGATAGCCGAGATCGGCCATTTTGCGATGATCCTGTCCTTGGGACTTGCATTGCTGCTCAGCGTGCTCCCACTGTATGGAGCCGCTCGAAATAACACATTATTGATGAACAGCGCACGACCGTTGTCGTGGGGTATGTTCGGATTCTTAGCGATTTCGTTCTTTATCTTGTGTTACGCGTTCTACACCAATGATTTTACGATTCAATACGTAGCAAGTAACTCGAATAGCCAACTGCCTTGGTACTACCGAATTACGGCGGTTTGGGGCGCTCACGAAGGTTCATTACTGCTTTGGGTTCTTATCCAAGCGGGTTGGACGGTTGCAGTAGCGACGTTTAGCCGTGGTATGCCTCAAGAGTCTGTGGCTCGCGTACTGGCTATCATGGGTTTGATTACTGTCGGCTTCTTGCTGTTCATTATCGTAACGTCTAACCCGTTCCTACGTACATTGCCTTTCTTCCCTGTCGATGGCCGTGACTTGAACCCACTACTGCAAGATCCGGGTTTGATTATTCACCCGCCAATGCTTTATATGGGTTATGTAGGTTTCTCTGTTGCGTTCTCTTTCGCAATCGCTTCTCTAATGAGCGGTCGTTTAGATACGGCATGGGCTCGTTGGTCGCGTCCTTGGACAATCGCAGCTTGGTTATTCCTAACGGTAGGTATCGCACTAGGTTCATGGTGGGCTTACTACGAACTTGGCTGGGGTGGCTGGTGGTTCTGGGATCCAGTAGAAAACGCTTCATTCATGCCTTGGTTGGCAGGTACAGCACTAATGCACTCGCTTGCGGTAACAGAAAAGCGTGGCACGTTTAAAGCTTGGACCGTTTTACTGGCGATCTCTGCGTTCTCACTAAGCTTACTAGGTACGTTCCTAGTTCGTTCGGGCATCTTGGTATCGGTTCACGCATTCGCGTCGGATCCGGCTCGTGGTATGTTTATTCTAGGTTTCCTAGTCTTTGTTATTGGTGGTTCACTGCTGTTGTTCGCGATTAAAGGCGCATCAGTTCGTGTTCGCGGTAACTTTGATCTGGTTTCTCGTGAAAACGCCCTGCTTGGCAACAATATCTTATTGATTGCAGCACTCGTGGTTGTGCTAGTAGGTACGTTACTGCCATTAGTTCACAAACAGTTAGGTTTGGGCTCGGTATCTATCGGTGCACCATTCTTTGATATGTTGTTCTTCTGGTTAATGATTCCGTTCTCGTTCTTACTGGGTATCGGTCCTCTGATCCGTTGGAAACGTGACAACCTATCTAAGCTCGTTAAACCAATGATGATCTCAGGTGCATTCTCACTTGGCTTGAGTGCGCTAATGGTTGCTCTATTGGCTGACCGCTTCAGTGGTACTGCTTTTGCTGGTTGGGTAATGGCGTTCTGGATCATCTTCATGCACGGCTTTGAGCTGCATGAGCGTGCGACTCACCGTCATACATTCCTGAAAGGTCTAACTAAGCTACCTCGTAGCCACTGGGCAATGATGTGTGGTCACATTGGTTTAGCCGTGACAGTGATTGGTATCGCGATGGTGCAAAACTACAGCATCGAACGTGATGTACGTTTGGCACCAGGTGAAAGCTACCAGCTTGAAGAATACAGCTTCCTGTTTACAGGGGTTCGTGACAAAGATGGTCCTAACTACGATGGTTACATTGCTGACTTTGAAATTACTAAAGAAGGCAAATACATCAACACGCTTCACGCTGAAAAACGTTTCTACACCACGGCTAAGTCTATGATGACAGAAGCAGCGATTGACCGTGGCGTAACACGCGACCTTTACATCGCAATGGGTGAACGTTTAGACGACAACAAATCTTGGGCTGTACGTATCTACTACAAACCATTTGTACGTTGGATCTGGGCAGGTTCTTTGATTATGTCGATTGGCGGTGCTATTGCTATCAGTGACCGTCGTTACCGTTTCCGTAAGCCAACAAAAAAGTTGGCTGAAGAGCAGGAGGCTTAA
- a CDS encoding DUF3379 domain-containing protein, translating to MDDLEFRRRVLSEPKQRTQDIVDATANSEANSNFLDDVLALDKQIHSAMNVDVPDDLADRILFNQTSSEESKVVRPTFARRAMAMAASVAFVAGLLVGQVNWGNAFVSPAQASLVDTAMKHVVDEKSFVSSIDEQVTSQQINAKMNPFAFQFDDAFPYHVYYLNHCGFGKSNAVHMVFQGAKGKVTLFLTGIPTDKSIDFDEEGMSGSVTPVDGSSLILVGENGEDVSKIAEKLTKMIKPMS from the coding sequence ATGGATGATTTGGAATTTCGTCGTCGTGTATTGTCGGAACCTAAACAACGTACACAAGATATTGTTGATGCGACCGCGAATAGCGAAGCCAATAGTAACTTCTTAGACGATGTACTAGCGCTTGATAAGCAGATCCATTCAGCGATGAATGTGGATGTGCCAGACGATCTTGCTGATCGTATTTTGTTCAATCAGACCTCAAGCGAAGAAAGCAAAGTAGTAAGGCCTACGTTTGCGAGACGTGCAATGGCAATGGCTGCCTCAGTGGCATTTGTTGCTGGGTTATTAGTTGGCCAAGTGAATTGGGGAAATGCATTCGTTTCACCTGCTCAAGCGAGTTTGGTTGATACCGCGATGAAGCATGTTGTTGATGAGAAGAGCTTTGTGAGCTCCATCGATGAACAGGTCACATCGCAGCAGATCAACGCAAAAATGAACCCATTTGCTTTTCAGTTTGATGATGCTTTCCCTTACCACGTTTATTACCTAAACCACTGTGGTTTTGGTAAATCCAACGCGGTACATATGGTATTCCAAGGCGCAAAAGGCAAAGTAACACTGTTTTTAACCGGTATACCGACAGACAAATCTATCGACTTTGATGAAGAAGGTATGTCTGGTTCAGTCACACCCGTAGATGGCAGCAGCTTAATCCTTGTGGGTGAAAATGGTGAGGATGTTTCCAAAATCGCCGAAAAGCTGACAAAAATGATCAAACCGATGAGCTAA
- a CDS encoding DsbE family thiol:disulfide interchange protein: MNKKILFIPLIAFMVLAGIFATQLMRNQSGDDPTKLESVLIGKPVPEFGLEDLEQPGKFHDQAIFKGEPLLLNVWATWCPTCYAEHSYLNKLAAQGVKIIGLNYKDDRNKAVGWLKELGNPYLISLFDGNGMLGLDLGVYGAPETFLIDANGVVRYRHVGDVNPTNWASKLEPMYQELLEESK, translated from the coding sequence ATGAACAAGAAGATTTTATTCATTCCATTGATTGCGTTCATGGTTCTAGCTGGAATCTTTGCAACGCAATTAATGCGCAACCAGTCGGGTGATGACCCGACTAAGCTTGAATCGGTATTGATTGGTAAGCCTGTTCCTGAGTTCGGTCTTGAAGACTTAGAACAACCAGGTAAGTTTCATGATCAAGCGATCTTTAAAGGTGAGCCACTGCTTCTTAACGTATGGGCAACTTGGTGTCCTACTTGTTATGCAGAGCACTCTTACCTGAACAAGCTCGCAGCTCAAGGCGTTAAGATCATTGGTCTTAACTACAAAGATGACCGCAACAAAGCAGTTGGTTGGTTAAAAGAACTGGGTAACCCGTACCTAATCAGTCTGTTTGATGGCAACGGTATGCTAGGTCTTGACCTTGGCGTATATGGCGCTCCAGAGACCTTCTTAATTGATGCCAACGGCGTGGTTCGTTACCGCCATGTTGGTGACGTGAACCCAACCAACTGGGCATCGAAGCTTGAGCCGATGTATCAAGAGTTGTTGGAGGAATCGAAATGA
- the ccmI gene encoding c-type cytochrome biogenesis protein CcmI: MTLFWISTIILSLAAILLIVLPFINKKANNDEMLRDELNKAFYKDRLVELEVEAEEGLVDNQQELIADLKQSLLDDVPAQQEMKKTQISTLGVVVPSIILVVVVTYGMYFKFGALDKVQHWQEVSSNLPELSKKLMSSEGGALTDDELEDLTLALRTRLHYQPEDSTGWLLLGRIALANRDAETAKDSMERAYKLEPKNEDVQLGFAQALMLSPDEADQNQARLILSRLIQNDYVDLRVFSLLAFDSFERQDYPGAVKYWSIMQQMIGPQDSRYEMLSRSIESAQNKMGDAMGVDQGKTVAVTLELSADVNPDPNSVLIVSVHRADGSPMPIAAARYPLGTFPRTVVLDDGNSMLEGQELSSLETLMVRARLDTDGNVSTRDGDWYGESEVVELGAPVTIDINKQY, encoded by the coding sequence ATGACTCTATTTTGGATTTCTACCATTATCCTTTCGCTAGCGGCAATTTTATTAATTGTTCTGCCTTTTATTAACAAGAAGGCAAACAATGACGAAATGCTTCGCGACGAGTTGAACAAAGCATTCTATAAAGACCGTCTTGTCGAGTTAGAAGTAGAAGCAGAAGAAGGCCTTGTTGATAATCAACAAGAGCTGATTGCGGATTTGAAACAGTCTCTACTTGATGATGTACCTGCTCAGCAAGAGATGAAGAAGACTCAAATCTCAACGCTAGGTGTAGTTGTACCGTCGATCATCCTTGTCGTCGTTGTGACTTATGGTATGTACTTTAAGTTTGGTGCATTGGACAAAGTTCAACACTGGCAAGAAGTGAGCTCGAACCTTCCTGAATTGTCTAAAAAGCTAATGTCATCGGAAGGTGGCGCGCTAACGGATGACGAACTAGAAGATTTGACGCTAGCACTGCGTACTCGCTTGCACTACCAACCTGAAGATTCGACGGGTTGGTTATTATTGGGTCGTATTGCTCTGGCTAACCGCGACGCTGAAACAGCAAAAGATTCTATGGAAAGAGCGTACAAGCTTGAACCTAAGAATGAAGATGTTCAGTTAGGTTTCGCACAAGCACTAATGCTTTCTCCTGATGAAGCTGATCAGAACCAAGCACGCTTAATTTTGAGCCGTTTGATTCAAAACGATTACGTCGACCTTCGAGTATTCTCACTGCTAGCGTTCGATTCGTTTGAGCGTCAAGATTACCCAGGTGCTGTGAAGTACTGGAGCATCATGCAACAGATGATTGGTCCACAAGACAGTCGCTACGAAATGCTTTCGCGCAGTATTGAGAGTGCTCAGAATAAAATGGGCGACGCTATGGGTGTCGACCAAGGTAAAACTGTTGCCGTAACGCTCGAACTATCTGCTGATGTGAATCCTGACCCTAACTCTGTGTTAATTGTGTCAGTACACAGAGCGGATGGTTCTCCAATGCCTATCGCAGCGGCTCGTTACCCACTAGGGACTTTCCCTCGTACTGTTGTGCTTGATGATGGCAACAGCATGTTGGAAGGGCAGGAACTGTCTAGCCTTGAAACTCTCATGGTTAGAGCTAGGCTTGATACCGATGGTAACGTTTCAACTCGCGACGGTGATTGGTACGGTGAAAGTGAAGTGGTTGAGTTGGGTGCTCCAGTCACCATCGACATCAACAAGCAATATTAA